From the Salvelinus alpinus chromosome 32, SLU_Salpinus.1, whole genome shotgun sequence genome, one window contains:
- the LOC139562238 gene encoding adenosine kinase-like isoform X2 has translation MPAARPNSLFGMGNPLLDISAVVDKDFLEKYGLKPNDQILAEDKHKALFEEIVKKFKVEYHAGGATQNSIKIAQWMIQEPHKVCTFFGCIGEDKFGEILKQKAEEAHVDAHYYEQTEEATGTCAACITGDNRSLVANLAAANCYKKDKHLDLKENWKLVEKAKVYYIAGFFLTVSLESILKVAKHASDNNKLFTLNLSAPFISQFFKDALMEVMPYVDVLFGNETEAATFSKEQGFQTEDIEEIAKKAEALPKVNKKRPRIVVFTQGKDGTIMAKGGDKVETFPVLKIDQKDIVDTNGAGDAFVGGFLSELVQDKELEQCVKAGHYAANIIIRRAGCTFPEKPDFH, from the exons gtacgGTCTGAAGCCCAACGACCAGATCCTGGCCGAGGACAAGCATAAAGCATT GTTTGAAGAGATTGTCAAAAAGTTTAAAGTAGAGTACCATGCCGGAGGAGCTACACAGAACTCTATAAAAATCGCCCag tggatgaTCCAGGAGCCCCACAAGGTGTGTACGTTCTTCGGCTGTATCGGAGAGGATAAGTTTGGGGAGATTCTGAAGCAGAAGGCAGAGGAGGCCCACGTGGACGCCCACTACTATGAGCAGACAGAGGAGGCTACAGGGACCTGCGCCGCATGCATCACCGGAGACAACAG gtcTCTGGTAGCTAACCTAGCGGCAGCTAACTGTTATAagaaggacaaacatctggaCTTGAAGGAGAACTGGAAACTGGTGGAAAAAGCCAAAGTTTACTATATCGCT GGTTTCTTCCTGACGGTGTCTCTGGAGTCCATACTGAAAGTGGCCAAACACGCTTCTGACAACAACAAGCTGTTCACTCTGAACCTCTCCGCTCCCTTCATCTCCCAGTTCTTCAAAGACGCCCTCATGGAGGTCATGCCCTATGTGGATGTGCTGTTCGGCAACgagacg gAGGCGGCCACGTTTTCAAAAGAGCAAGGCTTTCAG ACCGAGGACATCGAGGAGATTGCCAAGAAAGCCGAGGCTCTGCCCAAAGTCAACAAGAAGAGACCGAGAATCGTTGTCTTTACTCAGGGGAAGGACGGAACCATCATGGCCAAAG gaggtGACAAGGTGGAGACGTTCCCAGTGCTAAAGATTGACCAGAAGGACATTGTGGACACAAATGGAGCCGGAGATGCCTTTGTAGGAG GATTCCTGTCAGAGTTGGTCCAGGACAAGGAGTTGGAACAGTGTGTGAAAGCAGGACACTACGCTGCCAACATCATCATCAGACGAGCAGGATGCACCTTCCCCGAAAAACCAGACTTCCACTGA